The Cyprinus carpio isolate SPL01 chromosome B8, ASM1834038v1, whole genome shotgun sequence genome segment TGATGAAGTTTCTCCTACCCTTCACTTCAGCTCCAGTGCTGTCTGTGCTCATCGGTTCAGGATCTGAGGAGGTCTTTTCTGATTTGAGAGTCTCCTCGCTAAACTCCTCTTTGAAGACCCATCCCGACACAGCCAGCGGCAGCTGCACAGGACAGcttcctctttctcctctcaGGTGAGGGTCATCCAGAAACTACACACACAGAACCAAAGCCTTGAGGGTGGATAATTTTTCTCAGTTAAACAAgcataaaaatcataaaagcaTGGTCAAGgacatatttcactccaaaaacaaactgcaaaaaataaattatattttgccagATAATTAAGCCTGTTATTAGGACCATTATGTTTTTGCATCATGACTTTATCACATTTTTCCACATAATTGCCATCAGTGTAAAGCATCTTCCCATTGTTTTCAGTggttattctaatatatatattttttttaaatcaaccatGAAAAAGTAGTACAAGAAATATTCCAATgatgtataatattttacaatttaaatgaaaaatctgaaaaaaaaaaattctgacaaatctgtttttattgtattaaagtaATATGAATCAAACTTTGTCAATGCATTAATAAGAATTCAATTTAAcaatatgattaattattatacaaaatgatGTCTCAATGGAAAAGATGTAAATGGACCTTAAGTAAGACttattttctttgtgtaatttcttccttttgattttggggtgtaATACAACCAGGTAAGGGTTCTGCACAGGTTTGAGTTAATAAGTTAATTAGAAGTTAAACATACATTGTCCTTCTCAAGTTTGCGCAGGATTTCTTTGGTCTCCTCTTcggtctctctctcctttttgatGTTGATGATGGGTGAAGGGCCACTGTTTGCTGTTTCTCTGGTATCATCATATACACCtaatcaaaaaaacacattaagagAGCACTGATACAAAAGATTCGTCACAAcagataattatatataaaaaaaattatatttagtttaattttaagttatatttaagttatatttttcCATGAACATTCAAAcccattgtaaataaatacaaatcaaatgtttacttttattcagcaaggatgcattaaactgatcaaaagttacagtaaatatatttataaaattaataaaaattgtgtttCAAACAAAGGCTGTTCCTTcaaaatttctattcatcaaagttgAATCAtcaattctggaaaaaaaaatgcatcatgttttATCAGTATATTAGacagatttctaaaggatcatgttgcaatacaatttcacaatatacccgttttactgtattattaaacaaataaatgcagtcttggtgagcattggtgacttctttcaaaaacataaaaacttaccaaccacaaactttcaAACAGTAGTATACATACACCTGTGACTTAAAATCATAACGAATTACTGCCGATCAGTATTTCATTATACCATATTATTGAGTCTAGTCTCTCAGATATTTGAAAAGACCTGAACGTTAAGTTGTTTGACTGTAAACAGCATCAGGTAAGGCTAAATAACTATATTCTTAGCAGAAGAGCTGATAATCGTTTTAGCTAATTTGGACCCTGATATCTTAAATAATTACAGGCCCATTTCAAAGTTGCCATTTCTATCAAAAATTCTGGAAAAGGTCATTTATTTACAGCTTTCTTCTTATCTGACTGACTGTAACATACTTGATAAATTTCAAACAGGATTTAGGGCTTTtttcatagtactgagactgcttgCTAAAAGTAACACATGATATCCTGTGCTGCTTGGATTCCGGAGATGGGGTCATCTTAGTGTTTATTAGATCTCAGTGCAGCATTTGACACTATAGATCACTCCATTGTATTAAATTGTCTAGAGAGAGTAGTTGGCATTCAGGGGGTTGTATTAAGTTGGTTCTTCTCATATCTTAAAGGTCAAACATTCTCAGTTAATATGAGTAAGCACAATTAATCCTCAACATTGATCACATGTGGTGTCCCACAAGGTTCCATTTTGGGtcttctgctttttttctttgtccaTGCTTCCTCTTGGCTCTATCAGAAATCTTTAAGAAATACGATGTGTCTTATCATGGTTATGCTGACGATACACAATTTTATCTTCCTGTCAAGTCTAGCAATGGAAACTCTATCATAAATCTTATCTCCTGTCTGGAGGAAGTTAAAATGTGGTTCTCAGAAAACGTCCTAAAGTTAAATGAATACAAAACTGAGGCCGTTGCTTTTGGATCATTCATCAATTCTTTCATCAAAGGAAGCTTCTTTCATCTCCGATTCATCGGCAAATTAAAACAGTTCCTCTCAAAGAAGGACCTAGAAGTAGTGATCCATGCACTCATAACATCCCGGCTTGATTACTGCAGTTCACTACATATGGGTCTATCTCATTCCTCTATACATCGTTTGCAGTTGGTCCAGAACTCGGCAGCTAGACATTTGTCGAGCACTAGGAAGAGAGAGCACATTACTCATGTTCTCACTTCCTTGCATTGTTTACCAGTTAAATACAGAGTCGATTTTAAGgttttgctgtttgtttataAAGCTCTGCATGGGCTAGCACCTCAGTATATGGCTGATCTCCTTAATGTGTCAAAATCTCTCCGTTCTTGTAACCAATTGCTTCTTTCTGTTCCCCTGTCCCGTTTAAAGACTAAGGGTGACAAGCTTTCGCAGTTGCGGCTCCTAAACAGTGGAATGCACTTCCAGTTTCCATGAGAAACCCACGTTTATTAAACCCTCATTTATTCTCTTTAGCCTATGCCTGAGAATATTGGGGTTATAAAGCTGTTTATGGTTTATCTTGCAAGCTTTTATTTGTATCTAATGAGATTTTTATCTATTTCTTGTTGGTTTTGATATCGTTTAATTAGGTTTATaaattgtacagcactttggtacaacactagttgtttttaaatatgctttataaataaCCGTGAACCTGAACTTAGCTGTAGCAGTAAACAATTACTATTAATCATTTGGGTCATATTTCTGTTGCTGCTCCAGCATAATAGCAAAAAGCCTCTCAAAGGTGTGTGTTACTGTGATTTCACTACATTTAAGAGGTGCTGTGAGGCACAAAACAAGCATTACTGCTTTAATGCCATTTAGACTCACTAATAACATACTCTGGCTCGCATCTCAGTACTTGGCCAAAGGATTTCTCAAATCCTCCCCGATGACCTCCGTTACCTTTCCTCTTGGCCGTCATCTCTGCAGGCCCCTGCTCAAAGATAGAATGTGACTGGATGACCTCCGGGCGACCTCGGCCCCTCCCTCGGCCGTCCCGCTGCCGACCTCGATCCACATCCTTCTTATCCCGTCTTGTTCTTTCATCAGCCTTTAATCTGCAgccaagtaaaacaaaaaacaccatcatcaatgaattatttatgatatattgATGAATTTATATGTTGATTGTAAATGGACACCAATTATAAAAGAGTCTGTCGCTTACTCCTCTTTTGATTTTCGACCAATAATATTGGGCGTGAAGGTTTTCTGCAGGACAAACGAGAAGACGACACTGTGAATAATGCATCTGAAATGTCTTGTGTGACTGTAATGTTCAGCTATGCATGGTGACCTTTTTGACTCCTCCTAACGTGAGGTCTCTGGAGCGCATTGTGGGGAGGCGTCCCGGAGAGATTGAAGCAGGCAGCCGGCGACCCATCGGCAGCCCTCTGGCTCCCCCTACATGCGGCGTCCGTGGAGGACCACTGGGGTCACCAGAGCTCTCCATCCTCACTGACAAAAGGAGAGAGGTGTTAATGCAAATGTCAAATTGACATGCAAAAACTCCATGTGCTTTGAGAAAAGCATATGCAAGACATTTATAAGCAAATGCTTTTTATAAGAAACTGGAATCGGTTTGTTAGCAAATGCTTAAATGCCATTGTTCTGTTCCAGTCCAAAACCTATAATGCCATTTAAAATTTCCTTCTTAAATGAGCATTTTTCTATGGCTCCTAGGTTTATGTTCAGTCATTtaactttaatggcaatgaaaagaacctattcattgccattaaagtgaaattactaaacctacacataggagcctgataaaaatgttcattttagaagaaaatttcaattGGCACTTACAGGCTTCTGAACTCTGCatctgaactctctctctctctctctatatatatatatatatatatatatatatatatatatattatatatatatatatatatatatatatatatatatatacacacatatatatatatatatatacacacatatatatatatatacacacatacacacatatatatacacacatatatatacacacatatatacacatatacacacatatacacacatatatacacatatatatatatacatatacacatatatacatatacacatatatatatatatacacacatatatatatatatacatatatatatatatatacacatatatatatatacacatacatatatatacacatacatatatatatatatatatatatatatatacacacacatacatatacatatatacacatacacacacatatatacatacacatatatacacatatatatacacacacacacacacacacacatatatacatacacacatatatacatacacacacacacacacatatatacacatacacatatatacacatacacacacatatatacacatatatatatatacacacacatatatacatacacacacacacacacatatacatatacacacacacacatatacatacacacacacacacacacatatatacatacacacacacacatatatacatacacacacatatatacatacatacatacatacacctatatacacacacacatatatatatatatatacatacacacacatatatacacatacacatatatacacacacatatacacacacacacacacacatatatacacgtacacacacacacacacacacacacacacacacacacacacacgaggtgTTTGTTATGTTGGAATC includes the following:
- the LOC109065403 gene encoding DNA-directed RNA polymerase III subunit RPC4-like; translation: MESSGDPSGPPRTPHVGGARGLPMGRRLPASISPGRLPTMRSRDLTLGGVKKKTFTPNIIGRKSKEELKADERTRRDKKDVDRGRQRDGRGRGRGRPEVIQSHSIFEQGPAEMTAKRKGVYDDTRETANSGPSPIINIKKERETEEETKEILRKLEKDNFLDDPHLRGERGSCPVQLPLAVSGWVFKEEFSEETLKSEKTSSDPEPMSTDSTGAEVKVKQEPLDIPELKKAEPLFRPPPLAKPDLLPDLLEVWNHCKEEELLFIQLPDCLPGQPPTSDVRPTKTEVQSSDGQTMMQKTETQDESQDENTCCLKDLQEGLVGKMLVRKSGKVQLILGNIILDVALGTPCAFLQELVSVDTEGRRGDMSVLGHIKHKLVCSPDFQALLENRA